One Pyrus communis chromosome 4, drPyrComm1.1, whole genome shotgun sequence genomic region harbors:
- the LOC137730651 gene encoding uncharacterized protein — translation MRVAVIGAGISGLVSAYVLAKEGVEVVLYEKDDYLGGHARTVTFDGVDLDLGFMVFNRVTYPNMMEFFESLGVDMETSDMSFSASLDNGRGCEWGSRNGLSGLFAQKTNLINPYFWQMLREITKFKHDAINYLGELENNPDIDRSETLGQFIKSRGYSELFQKAYLVPVCGSIWSCPSEGVMSFSAFCVLSFCRNHHLLQLFGRPQWLTVRWRSHCYVKKVREVLESKGCHIRTSSEVHRVSTSDEGCTVISGDGLEEVFNGCIMAVHAPDAVRILGDQATSDELRVLGAFQYVYSDIFLHRDKNLMPRNPAAWSAWNFLGSNGNKVCLTYWLNVLQNIDETGLPFLVTLNPEHTPKHTLLKWSTSHPVPSVAASKASLELPRIQGKRGIWFCGAYQGYGFHEDGLKAGMDAALGLLGKGCALLDNPKHMVPSLTETGARLFVTRFLAHFISTGCLIFLEEGGTIFTFEGTGKGCSLKCVIKVHSPQFYWKVMTQADLGLADAYINGDFSFVDKDKGLLNLIMILIANRDANSSDSKLTKKRGWWTPLLFTASIASAKYFFQHVSRQNTLTQARRNISRHYDLSNELFSLFLDETMTYSSAVFKTENEDLKVAQLRKISILIEKARIKKNHEVLEIGCGWGSLAIKVVKQTGCKYTGITLSEEQLKYAQEKVKEAGLQDRIKFLLCDYRQLANNKYDRIISCEMLESVGHEFMDEFFSCCESVLAENGLLVLQFISIPDQRYDEYRRSSDFIKEYIFPGGCLPSLSRVTSAMAASSRLCVEHLENIGIHYFQTLRYWRKKFLDRQSEILALGFDEKFIRTWEYYFDYCAAGFRTYTLGNYQMVFSRPGNVPAFSNPYEGKCC, via the exons ATGAGAGTGGCAGTGATTGGTGCTGGGATTAGTGGGTTGGTGTCTGCCTATGTTCTTGCAAAGGAAGGGGTGGAAGTGGTGCTGTATGAGAAGGATGACTACTTGGGCGGCCATGCCAGGACTGTCACATTTGATGGTGTTGATTTGGACCTCGGTTTCATGGTCTTCAATCGT GTAACTTATCCAAATATGATGGAGTTCTTTGAGAGCCTTGGGGTTGATATGGAGACATCTGACATGTCCTTCTCAGCGAGCTTAGACAATGGACGGGGGTGTGAATGGGGCAGCAGAAATGGTTTGTCGGGCTTGTTTGCACAAAAGACCAACTTGATCAATCCATACTTCTGGCAAATGCTTCGAGAAATAACAAAGTTTAAACATGATGCAATCAA TTATCTTGGGGAGCTTGAGAACAACCCGGACATTGATCGCAGTGAAACCTTGGGGCAGTTTATCAAGTCACGTGGCTACTCTGAATTGTTTCAGAAGGCTTATCTT GTTCCAGTATGTGGGTCAATCTGGTCTTGTCCTTCAGAAGGAGTTATGAGCTTCTCAGCCTTCTGTGTTCTTTCATTTTGTCGCAATCATCATCTACTTCAG CTATTTGGGCGTCCACAGTGGCTTACTGTCAGATGGCGTTCACATTGTTATGTGAAGAAG GTCAGAGAAGTTCTGGAGAGTAAAGGCTGTCACATAAGAACTAGCTCTGAAGTACATAGGGTTTCCACATCTGATGAGG GTTGCACTGTAATCTCTGGTGATGGTTTGGAGGAAGTATTCAATGGATGCATAATGGCTGTCCACGCTCCTGATGCCGTGAGAATTCTAGGCGACCAGGCCACATCAGATGAGTTGAGAGTTCTTGGTGCTTTCCAATATGTGTACAG TGACATTTTTCTGCATCGTGACAAAAATTTAATGCCCCGCAACCCAGCAGCATGGAGTGCGTGGAATTTTCTCGGAAGTAATGGCAACAAAGTTTGTTTGACATACTGGCTCAATGTGCTCCAG AACATTGATGAAACCGGTCTTCCATTTCTTGTGACCCTGAATCCAGAACACACACCAAAACATACCTTGCTTAAGTGGTCGACAAGCCATCCAGTCCCATCTGTTGCTGCATCAAAGGCTTCGCTTGAGCTTCCTCGTATTCAAGGAAAAAGAGGAATTTGGTTTTGTGGAGCATATCAGG gGTATGGCTTCCATGAGGATGGACTAAAG GCTGGAATGGATGCAGCACTTGGTTTGCTTGGAAAAGGATGTGCCCTCTTGGACAACCCAAAACACATGGTTCCGTCGCTGACAGAAACAGGGGCACGCCTTTTTGTTACTAGATTTCTTGCACATTTTATCTCTACCGGATGTTTGAT TTTCTTAGAGGAAGGAGGAACAATTTTCACCTTTGAGGGAACCGGAAAAGGGTGTTCTCTGAAATGTGTTATTAAAGTTCATAGTCCTCAGTTTTACTGGAAG GTAATGACACAGGCTGATTTAGGCCTAGCAGATGCATATATCAATGGGGATTTTTCATTCGTTGACAAAGACAAAGGTCTTTTAAATCTTATAATG ATTCTCATCGCCAACAGAGACGCAAATTCTTCGGACTCAAAACTGACCAAGAAAAG GGGATGGTGGACGCCACTGTTATTCACTGCTAGTATAGCATCAGCAAAATACTTTTTCCAGCATGTTTCGAGGCAAAATACTCTCACTCAGGCTCGCAGGAACATCTCTCGTCATTATGACCTG AGTAATGAACTATTCTCGCTGTTCTTGGACGAGACAATGACGTATTCCAGTGCTGTATTTAAG ACAGAAAATGAAGACTTAAAGGTTGCTCAGCTGAGGAAAATCTCCATTCTGATTGAAAAG GCTAGAATTAAAAAGAACCATGAAGTTCTGGAGATTGGATGCGGTTGGGGAAGCTTAGCTATTAAAGTCGTCAAACAAACAGGTTGCAAATACACCGGGATCACACTGTCCGAGGAACAACTGAAATATGCACAAGAGAAAGTGAAAGAGGCTGGCCTTCAG GACCGCATCAAATTTCTTCTGTGCGATTACCGCCAGCTTGCTAACAACAAATATGACAGAATTATATCTTG CGAGATGCTAGAAAGCGTGGGGCATGAATTTATGGACGAATTCTTTTCGTGCTGTGAATCTGTGCTAGCAGAAAATGGCCTTCTTGTTCTACAG TTCATATCAATACCAGATCAGCGCTACGATGAGTACAGGCGAAGTTCAGACTTCATAAAGGAATATATTTTTCCGGGTGGATGTCTACCTTCGTTAAGTAGGGTAACATCGGCAATGGCTGCTTCTTCCAGACTCTG TGTGGAGCACCTGGAAAACATTGGAATCCATTACTTCCAAACACTCAGATATTGGAGAAAAAAATTCTTGGACAGACAAAG TGAAATACTCGCTCTTGGATTCGATGAAAAGTTCATCCGGACGTGGGAGTATTATTTTGATTATTGCGCGGCCGGTTTTAGGACGTATACTCTTGGAAATTACCAG ATGGTGTTTTCACGCCCCGGCAATGTTCCGGCATTCAGCAATCCGTACGAAGGCAAGTGTTGCTGA
- the LOC137730652 gene encoding heterogeneous nuclear ribonucleoprotein 1-like: MDSDQGKLFIGGISWETSEDKLKEYFSNYGDVLQTVVMRDKVSGRPRGFGFVVFVDPAVLDRVLQDKHTIDGRTVEAKRALSREEQQTTGRVGNANPTRSAGSGGNVRTKKIFVGGLPPTLSEEGFREYFESYGHVTDVVVMYDQSTGRPRGFGFISFDTEEAVDRVLHKTFHDLNGKQVEVKRALPKDANPGGGSRSMGGGQGGGGAGGGGYQGYGVSAGNPNSYDVRMDSNRYMQSQSAGGGFPPYGSSGYSAPSYGYGPTSNGIGYGSYGSYGGTNTGYGGPAAAAYGNPNAPNAGYASGPPGAPRSAWSSQAPSGYGAMGYGNTAPWGVSGSAGTGSGGPGSAPAGQSPSAAAGYGTQGYGYGGYSGTDASYANPSGYGAVGGRSGSVPNNNVGAPGGEQGSTGGYGGSGYGDSNGNAGYGNAGWRSDPSQASGNYGGQANGGQVGYGSGYGSAQARQSQQQ; this comes from the exons ATGGATTCAGATCAGGGGAAGCTTTTTATTGGTGGGATTTCATGGGAGACCTCGGAGGATAAGCTTAAAGAGTACTTCAGCAACTACGGCGACGTTTTGCAGACGGTGGTCATGAGGGACAAGGTCTCCGGCCGCCCcaggggttttgggtttgtggtTTTTGTAGATCCTGCTGTTCTCGATAGGGTTCTTCAGGATAAGCACACCATCGATGGTAGAACG GTTGAGGCTAAGAGGGCCCTATCAAGAGAGGAGCAGCAAACCACTGGAAGAGTTGGAAATGCTAATCCTACTAGAAGTGCAGGAAGTGGGGGAAATGTTAGGACCAAGAAGATATTTGTTGGAGGGTTGCCCCCCACTCTTAGTGAGGAAGGATTCCGTGAGTATTTTGAATCTTATGGCCATGTAACTGATGTAGTAGTAATGTATGACCAAAGTACTGGACGTCCTCGTGGTTTTGGGTTTATTTCATTTGACACTGAAGAAGCTGTTGATAGGGTTTTGCACAAGACATTTCATGATTTAAATGGTAAGCAAGTGGAAGTTAAGCGGGCTCTTCCCAAAGATGCCAACCCCGGTGGGGGTAGCCGTAGCATGGGCGGCGGTCAAGGTGGTGGCGgtgctggtggtggtggttatCAAGGCTATGGGGTATCTGCTGGCAACCCAAATTCATATGATGTCCGAATGGACTCCAATAGGTACATGCAATCCCAGAGTGCTGGAGGTGGGTTTCCACCTTATGGTTCTTCTGGGTATAGTGCACCCAGTTACGGGTATGGTCCTACCAGTAATGGAATTGGCTATGGCAGTTATGGAAGTTATGGAGGTACCAATACTGGTTATGGAGGGCCAGCAGCTGCTGCATATGGAAACCCTAATGCCCCAAATGCCGGTTATGCTAGTGGTCCGCCAGGTGCCCCTAGAAGTGCGTGGAGCTCTCAAGCTCCCTCTGGATATGGTGCTATGGGGTATGGGAATACTGCTCCTTGGGGTGTTTCTGGCAGTGCAGGTACAGGCAGTGGTGGCCCTGGTTCTGCACCTGCTGGTCAATCACCTAGTGCAGCGGCTGGGTATGGAACTCAAGGTTATGGTTATGGTGGGTACAGTGGAACGGATGCGTCCTATGCAAATCCGTCTGGATATGGAGCTGTTGGAGGACGTTCGGGGAGTGTCCCAAATAACAATGTTGGTGCTCCAGGTGGGGAGCAAGGTAGTACTGGTGGCTACGGTGGAAGTGGCTATGGCGATTCAAATGGAAATGCAGGTTATGGAAATGCTGGTTGGAGATCTGATCCATCACAAGCTTCTGGAAATTATGGTGGTCAGGCAAATGGTGGACAAGTTGGTTATGGTAGTGGGTATGGAAGTGCTCAGGCACGACAATCCCAGCAGCAGTAA